Below is a window of Mycoplasma sp. Mirounga ES2805-ORL DNA.
TGTAAAGATTATTGATTGAGCATCAAATACCAAAGATGGTGAAGAACCTGATATTGTTTTCGCAGCAGCAGGTACAGAACCAAATCTAGAAACACTTGCAGCTATTTCAATAATTAATGAACATTTTCCTGAAATTAAAATTAGATTTGTTAATGTTCTTGATTTACTAAGATTAAGACATCCTTATCACCATGAAAGAGGTTTAACAGATGAAGAATTTGACAAAATATTCACAAAAGATAAACCTATCGTGTTCGCATTCCATGGTTTTGAAGGCATTTTAAGAGATATTTTCTTTGAAAGACATAATCATAATTTGAAAACATTTGGATACCGCGAAGAAGGAGATATTACAACCACTTTTGATATAAGATATTTAAGCCATATGGATCGTTTCCATATTGCAATAGGAGCCTTACAAACTATTAAGCATATTGAATCAAAACAATTTGAAGAAGAAATGCAAGGTAAAATTAAATATCATAACGAATACATTCGTGAATATGGTACAGATATTCCTGAAGTTAAAAACTGAGAATGAAAGAAACTTAAATAATTAAGCAACCTAGTTTAAAAGACTAGGTTTTTTGTCCAAAAAAACTACTAAATAGTTAAAAATAAAAAAATTTAATTTTGTATTTTTAAAAATATTCATAGAATTTTATAAATTAAAGATCTAGAAAAATATTTAAAACAAAAACGTTTAATTTTGTTTTAAATATATTGTAAATGTCAAGTAATATAGAAATTAAAAATAGTATAATTTTATAAACATCCTATTTAGGTAGATAGTAAAATGAGTAAAGTCACGTTGTTGTACGCATCAATTCACCATAACAACACTAAAAAAGTTGTTGATTATATTAAAAATAATTTAAACGATGAGATTAATGTATTAGATATTACAAAAACCAAATATTGTGATTTATCTAATAGTGAATATATAATTTTTGCATCCGGAATTTATCACGGGTCTATGCATCAATCAATTGTAAAATACATTAATGATACTGACTTGATAGACAAAAAAATAATTCTTTTTTATACATGCGGACTAAGATATAAAGATTATGTTGCTTCACTAGGAAAAAAATTAATTAAAAAAAACGCAAAATATATTGGATCATGTTATTGTAGGGGACATGATACAAATGGTTTTATAAAAAAAATGGGTGGAATCGGTAAAAGTCATCCAAATGAAAAAGATTGTTTTAAAGTTTTAATCAAAATCAAAAAACTAATGAAAAAATATTAGTTTTTTTTATAAATTAAAAAATATATTTAATAATTAACCCTTGCTTTTTAGGATTTATGAACTCTACATTTATAAAAAAGTATTTTTTCTATTCATAGAACTATTTATAATATAAAAGTATTTATATTAAATAAGTATTATTATGAGCAATATATAGAATTATAATTTTAATATTTATGTATTAATTAGATTAGAAGAGAGGCGCAATGAGCAAAACAAAATTTATTGTAACCACTGGAGGGGTTCTTTCAGGTCTTGGTAAAGGTGTAACAGCTGCTAGTGTGGGTAATTTATTAAAATCTCAAGGATTTAGCGTATTTGCACTTAAATTAGATCCTTACCTAAATATTGACCCAGGAGTTATGAGTCCTACCGAGCACGGAGAAGTTTATGTAACAGCAGATGGTGGAGAAACTGACTTAGATTTAGGACACTATGAAAGATTTATAGACGTTAAATTATCTAAAGATAGTAATTTCACAACAGGTAGAATCTACACACGTATTTTCGAAAAAGAAAGAAGAGGAGAATATAATGGCAAGACCGTTCAAATTGTTCCTCATGTCGTAGAAGAAATTATTAGTATTATTGAAAACCTCGAAAAAACAAAAAAACCAGATTTTATGTTAATTGAAATTGGCGGCACTGTTGGAGACTTAGAATCAAATCCTTACATTTATGCAATTAGTCAATTCGCAAATAACAATCCAGGAAGAGTATTCTTCAATCACTTAGCATTTATACCTTACTTAACAGCTTCAATGGAATATAAATCAAAACCAAGTCAAGTTTCGATAGCTTCACTTCGTTCATTTGGAATTAATCCTAATTTACTATTACTTCGTTCGCAAGGTGAGGTTGAAAGTTCAATAATTAAAAAAGTTGGAGAAAAAGCATTTCTAAAAAATAACCAAGTTATTAATATTCCAGATAGAGCGAACATTTATGAAATACCTTTATATCTAGAAGAACAAGGCGTAATTGAAATAATTTATGACTTTTTCAAAATTAAAAAACCAATTAATAAAAATGCTAATAAACCTTGAAATGATTTCATAAAAAAATACCTAGCCGAGAGAAAACATAATGTAAATTTATTATTAGTTGGAAAATATACCGGTTTAGAAGATGCTTATTTATCAATAATTTCTTCTTTAAAAATAGCTGCTGCTCATCAAAATGTAAATTTAAAATACACATTGATTAACTCAGAAGAAATAACAAAAAATAATATTAAAGAAAAAATTAATAATTATGATGGAGTTTTAATTCTACCTGGTTTCGGTGTTAGAGGATTTGATGCTAAAGTAAATGTTGCTAGATACACAAGAGAAAATAAAATTCCAACACTTGGAATATGCTTAGGTTTTCAGGCTATGGCTGTTGCTCAAGCTCAAATTCTAAATATACCTAATCCAACAAGTAAAGAATTTGAAATTAAAGGTCAAAAACAATCATTTATATTAACACCTTTCTATGAAAATGGAGACACCATGCAATTAGGTGGAACACTTAGATTAGGTGAAGATGATGTTCAAGCAATTAAGGGAACAAAAGCAGAGGAAATATATGGTAAGAATATTTTTCAAGCAAGACATCGTCATAGATATGAAATTGCTGATGAATTTAAAAATATTTTAGAAGATAATGAATTTATTTTTAGTGGTAGACATCCTAAATTAAATGTTGCCGAAATATGCGAAGTTAAAAATCATCCATTTTATGTTGGTGTTCAATACCACCCAGAATTTAGTACTGGTGTTGTTAAATCAAACCCACTATTTGATAATTTCTTCCAAACAATAATTAAAGAAAAGGAAACAAAATAATGTCAGACAATAATTATAAAGATACATTAAATATGCCTAAAACTGATTTTGAAATGAGAGGCAATTTAACAACAAAAGAACCTGAATTTAGAAAATATTGAGAGAAAATAAACCTATATGAAAAGGTGCTAGAAAAAAATAAAAATAATAAACCATTTATTATTCATGATGGGCCTCCGTATGCAAATGGAAGCTTACATATCGGACATGCTCTAAATAAAATATTGAAAGATATTATAGTTAGATATAAAAGCTTGCAAGGTTTTTATAGTCCTTTTGTTCCTGGATGAGATACTCACGGATTACCTATTGAACACAAAATGCTTGAAGAAGCACAACTAAATTTTCATAATTTAAATCCTGTTGAATTAAGAAAAAAAGCAAGAGATTATGCTATGACGCAAGTTGAAAAGCAAAAACAAGAATTCTTGCAAATGCAACTTTTAAGTGATTTTAAAAAATTTTATATAACACTTGATCCTAAATTCGAGGCACGACAATTAAAATTATTCAAAAAAATGGTATTTAGTAATTTAGTTTATAAGGGTCTAAAACCAGTTTATTGATCTCCTTCTAGTCAATCAGCTTTAGCTGAAGCTGAAGTTGAATACAAAGATATTAAATCACCATCAATCTTTGTTGCTTTTAAAATAGTTGATAATAATAAAAGTAAAAAAATAAACACAAAAGATAATTTAGTTATATGAACAACAACACCTTGAACATTAATTGCTAACGCAGGTGTTGCTATAGGCAAAAATATTAAATATTCTAAAGTTCAAGTTAAAACTAGATTTTTTATAGTTGCGACTGACTTAATTAAAAAAGTAGCAAAAGAGCTTGAATGAAATAAATATAAAATTGTTGAATCATTATCAGAAAAAGACCTTTTAGGTCTCAAGTATGAAAGTCCAGTTAATAAAAATATATGTCCTGTTGTTGAAGGACATCATGTTACAACAGAATCTGGTTCAGGATTAGTTCATATTGCTCCATTATTTGGTGAAGATGATTTTCTAATAGGCAATAAAAATCAACTTGAAAAAATTATGCACATTGAAGATGATGGAACAATTAATGAGTATGGTGGCATTTATAGAGGACTTTTTTACTTAAAGGCCAACAAATTAATCTGTGAAAACTTACTAAAAAGTAGAAAACTTTTAAAAGAGGGCACAATTACTCACTCATATCCACATGATTGAAGAACAAAAAAACCTATTTTATTTAGAGGAACTCCTCAATGATTTGTATCAATAAATAAATGTCGTCAAGAAATTTTGATTGAATTAGATAAAGTAAAAACCTATCCTGATTGAGCTAAAAAACGTTTAAGCAATATGATTTCAGAACGTCAAGATTGAACTATTAGTCGTCAAAGAACATGGGGCGTTCCTATCATAATTTTCTATGATGAAAATAATGAACCTGTCATAA
It encodes the following:
- a CDS encoding flavodoxin domain-containing protein, coding for MSKVTLLYASIHHNNTKKVVDYIKNNLNDEINVLDITKTKYCDLSNSEYIIFASGIYHGSMHQSIVKYINDTDLIDKKIILFYTCGLRYKDYVASLGKKLIKKNAKYIGSCYCRGHDTNGFIKKMGGIGKSHPNEKDCFKVLIKIKKLMKKY
- a CDS encoding CTP synthase, encoding MSKTKFIVTTGGVLSGLGKGVTAASVGNLLKSQGFSVFALKLDPYLNIDPGVMSPTEHGEVYVTADGGETDLDLGHYERFIDVKLSKDSNFTTGRIYTRIFEKERRGEYNGKTVQIVPHVVEEIISIIENLEKTKKPDFMLIEIGGTVGDLESNPYIYAISQFANNNPGRVFFNHLAFIPYLTASMEYKSKPSQVSIASLRSFGINPNLLLLRSQGEVESSIIKKVGEKAFLKNNQVINIPDRANIYEIPLYLEEQGVIEIIYDFFKIKKPINKNANKPWNDFIKKYLAERKHNVNLLLVGKYTGLEDAYLSIISSLKIAAAHQNVNLKYTLINSEEITKNNIKEKINNYDGVLILPGFGVRGFDAKVNVARYTRENKIPTLGICLGFQAMAVAQAQILNIPNPTSKEFEIKGQKQSFILTPFYENGDTMQLGGTLRLGEDDVQAIKGTKAEEIYGKNIFQARHRHRYEIADEFKNILEDNEFIFSGRHPKLNVAEICEVKNHPFYVGVQYHPEFSTGVVKSNPLFDNFFQTIIKEKETK
- the ileS gene encoding isoleucine--tRNA ligase, which produces MSDNNYKDTLNMPKTDFEMRGNLTTKEPEFRKYWEKINLYEKVLEKNKNNKPFIIHDGPPYANGSLHIGHALNKILKDIIVRYKSLQGFYSPFVPGWDTHGLPIEHKMLEEAQLNFHNLNPVELRKKARDYAMTQVEKQKQEFLQMQLLSDFKKFYITLDPKFEARQLKLFKKMVFSNLVYKGLKPVYWSPSSQSALAEAEVEYKDIKSPSIFVAFKIVDNNKSKKINTKDNLVIWTTTPWTLIANAGVAIGKNIKYSKVQVKTRFFIVATDLIKKVAKELEWNKYKIVESLSEKDLLGLKYESPVNKNICPVVEGHHVTTESGSGLVHIAPLFGEDDFLIGNKNQLEKIMHIEDDGTINEYGGIYRGLFYLKANKLICENLLKSRKLLKEGTITHSYPHDWRTKKPILFRGTPQWFVSINKCRQEILIELDKVKTYPDWAKKRLSNMISERQDWTISRQRTWGVPIIIFYDENNEPVINEAVFDYVIEEIEKYGTDIWWERDTDQLLPEQFRGKGYTREMDIMDVWFDSGSTSIAVDIVDGLKPPYDIYLEGSDQYRGWFNSSLINSVIYNAVAPYKQIISHGFVLDGKGEKMSKSKGNVVAPLNIIEKQGADILRLWIANSEYTNDVTISDAIIKQNSEIYRKIRNTIKFILGNLDDYEYEPNLKLTGVHEFIKEDFERIKEIIIKYYDEFKFINVIKELNNYIVELSSFYLSVVKDILYIEEKNSLNRRMVQKNLYEIVEFLIIALAPILPTTCEDAYSYFNKNNKLESVHLETMPTFRKANSEILLQWKEFFKIRDEVNILLEQAIKDNLIKRTNEAKLVIDLKQNEFLKSINLKQLLMVGVIEFGSEMKVTAFESDKCLRCWNHFQKNKIEDGLCPQCHKIIFKGNNE